One window of Thermocoleostomius sinensis A174 genomic DNA carries:
- a CDS encoding GumC family protein, translating into MESRDFSEEIDLQKYWLVIKRRCLPALGIFGAVVSLAVLYGFSQEPAYRAEGKLLFKTNRTSALTGLGEDLGRLEALGYQNNPLDTQAEIVKSLSVLEATIQALNLTDEEGEPIKPQDLAEQLQVKGIPGTDVLTIAYESNDPEEAALVVNRIMEVYLKENVQSNRAEAASAREFIVSQLPKTEAAVLQADLNLRQFKEVNNVIVLEEEARSAVETISKLEDQIAQAQAQLADSTARVQQLQSRVGLVPQQAVALSALSQSTGVQDVLVQYQEVQRQLAVEQTRYREGHPAIDNLQRRIDALEALLQERVTQVLGSRQSVSFGDLQLGDVKRELITDLVQTEAERLGIAGRLNALQGAQAVYRSRASSLPRLEQTQRELERKLQAAQTTYEALLTRLQEIQVAENQNIGNARIVSPAIIPEDPVGPRKALILAAGGMAGLLLAIAAAFAIDLVDRSVKTVKEAKELFGYTVLGIIPALRSTDKAQLYQGQTDLSIPSVITRDIPRSPISEAYRMLQANLKFLNSDKPLKTIVVTSSIPKEGKSEVAANLATAIAQVGRRVLLVDADMRRPVQHHVWNLTNSIGLSNIIVDQIDIRKAVREVVPNLDVLSAGVIPPNPVALLDSRRMAVLVSDFAEQYDFVIFDTPPLSGTADAAVLGKMSDGMLLVVRPGVIDSTNAESAREFLVQSGQRVLGMVINGVDAKTEPDSYFYYVKEFDAASLNGGNTNAIEEAVEARR; encoded by the coding sequence ATGGAGTCTAGGGATTTTTCTGAAGAAATCGATCTGCAAAAGTATTGGCTGGTTATAAAGCGGCGCTGCTTACCAGCGCTGGGAATTTTTGGAGCAGTCGTCAGTTTAGCTGTACTGTACGGTTTTTCACAAGAACCAGCTTATCGAGCGGAAGGAAAATTACTGTTTAAGACTAATCGAACCTCAGCGCTGACTGGGCTGGGTGAAGATTTGGGACGGCTAGAAGCACTTGGATATCAAAATAACCCATTAGATACACAAGCAGAAATTGTCAAGTCGTTATCAGTCCTAGAAGCAACGATTCAAGCGCTAAATTTGACCGATGAAGAAGGGGAACCAATCAAGCCTCAGGATTTAGCTGAACAATTGCAAGTGAAAGGAATTCCAGGCACAGACGTTCTGACAATTGCCTACGAATCAAATGATCCGGAAGAGGCAGCGTTAGTCGTCAACCGCATTATGGAGGTATACCTAAAAGAAAATGTGCAGTCCAATCGGGCGGAGGCAGCCTCTGCCCGTGAGTTTATTGTGTCGCAGTTGCCGAAAACAGAAGCGGCTGTTTTACAGGCGGATTTAAACCTGCGCCAGTTCAAGGAAGTAAACAATGTCATTGTTTTAGAGGAGGAAGCCCGATCGGCTGTTGAAACGATTTCCAAGTTAGAGGATCAAATTGCCCAAGCTCAGGCTCAACTGGCAGATTCAACGGCTCGTGTACAGCAGTTGCAAAGCCGAGTTGGGCTGGTTCCTCAGCAGGCGGTTGCGCTCTCTGCTCTCAGTCAGTCAACGGGTGTGCAAGATGTGCTGGTGCAGTATCAAGAGGTACAGCGCCAGCTTGCTGTGGAACAAACTCGCTATCGAGAAGGACATCCAGCGATTGACAATTTGCAGCGGCGCATTGATGCCTTAGAAGCGTTACTCCAAGAGCGCGTAACTCAGGTGCTTGGCAGCCGCCAGTCAGTCTCATTCGGTGATTTGCAGTTGGGTGATGTCAAACGAGAACTAATCACGGACTTGGTGCAAACTGAGGCAGAAAGATTAGGCATTGCGGGTCGGTTAAATGCGTTGCAGGGTGCTCAAGCTGTTTATAGAAGTAGAGCCAGTTCTCTCCCTCGCCTAGAGCAGACACAGCGCGAATTGGAACGAAAGTTGCAAGCAGCCCAGACCACCTATGAGGCCCTGTTGACACGATTACAGGAAATTCAAGTTGCAGAAAATCAGAATATTGGTAATGCTCGAATTGTTTCCCCAGCCATTATTCCCGAAGATCCAGTTGGCCCTCGAAAAGCGTTGATCTTAGCAGCAGGGGGAATGGCAGGCTTGCTATTGGCGATCGCCGCTGCGTTCGCTATTGACTTGGTCGATCGATCTGTGAAGACAGTCAAAGAAGCCAAGGAGCTATTTGGTTATACAGTTCTGGGAATTATTCCGGCATTAAGATCAACTGATAAAGCTCAACTGTATCAGGGGCAGACCGATTTATCGATTCCAAGCGTGATTACGCGCGATATTCCCAGATCACCCATCAGTGAAGCCTATCGGATGCTGCAAGCGAATCTGAAGTTTCTCAATTCAGACAAGCCGCTCAAGACGATTGTGGTGACGAGTTCAATTCCTAAAGAAGGAAAATCAGAAGTTGCTGCCAATTTAGCTACAGCGATTGCTCAGGTAGGGCGGCGAGTGTTACTGGTGGACGCAGATATGCGTCGTCCTGTGCAACATCATGTCTGGAATTTGACGAATTCAATCGGACTGAGTAATATCATCGTAGATCAAATTGATATTCGCAAAGCTGTACGAGAAGTTGTTCCGAATCTGGATGTACTGTCGGCAGGAGTAATACCGCCAAATCCTGTAGCTTTGCTAGATTCAAGACGGATGGCAGTTTTAGTATCAGATTTTGCGGAACAGTATGATTTTGTGATTTTTGATACGCCGCCGCTGTCAGGTACGGCCGATGCGGCTGTGCTAGGCAAAATGTCTGATGGAATGTTACTGGTTGTGCGTCCAGGTGTGATTGACTCAACTAATGCAGAGTCGGCTAGAGAGTTCTTGGTGCAATCCGGACAACGAGTTTTAGGTATGGTTATCAACGGGGTAGATGCAAAAACTGAACCCGATAGTTATTTCTATTACGTTAAAGAATTTGATGCTGCTAGCTTGAATGGTGGAAATACCAATGCGATCGAAGAAGCAGTAGAAGCTCGACGCTAA
- a CDS encoding WecB/TagA/CpsF family glycosyltransferase — protein MGSTIQKYPEIKLLHTRFHQITCCELLDYITDVAKQRKKTVVGNVNIRAMNFAYTQPWFQDFINTSDLVFCDGFGVLLASRLSGYKLESKHRTTCADYLDKLAKACEKESLSLYLLAGKPGVVDRAIAKLSIVAPNLKIGGHHGYFEKEGHENEAIVAEINQFKPDILYVGFGMPIQERWILDNMHKIDTRVFLPLGACLDFYTGTLPRAPKWITDSGLEWLARLLTEPRRLWVRYVIGNPLFFYRIFKDILSERLRALMQRPVSL, from the coding sequence ATGGGGTCAACTATACAAAAATATCCGGAAATCAAACTTCTTCACACACGTTTTCATCAAATTACTTGTTGCGAACTACTCGATTACATTACTGATGTGGCAAAGCAACGCAAGAAAACAGTAGTTGGTAATGTAAACATACGAGCAATGAACTTTGCCTACACACAACCTTGGTTCCAAGATTTTATTAATACATCTGACTTGGTTTTCTGTGATGGGTTTGGTGTTTTATTGGCAAGTAGATTGAGTGGATACAAGTTGGAATCGAAACATCGAACTACCTGTGCAGACTATCTTGACAAGCTGGCTAAAGCTTGTGAGAAGGAGAGTCTATCATTGTACCTGCTAGCAGGGAAACCCGGCGTTGTTGATCGAGCAATTGCTAAACTTAGTATCGTTGCACCTAACCTTAAAATAGGAGGACATCACGGTTACTTTGAGAAGGAAGGTCATGAAAATGAAGCAATTGTTGCCGAGATCAACCAGTTTAAGCCTGATATTCTTTATGTTGGTTTTGGAATGCCGATTCAAGAACGCTGGATTCTTGACAATATGCACAAAATTGATACCCGTGTATTTCTGCCGCTTGGTGCTTGCCTCGATTTCTATACAGGTACTCTGCCGCGTGCTCCTAAGTGGATTACTGATTCTGGGCTAGAATGGCTAGCGCGTTTGCTGACAGAGCCACGCCGACTTTGGGTGCGATATGTGATTGGTAATCCTCTTTTCTTTTACCGGATCTTCAAAGATATACTCTCTGAGCGTCTGAGAGCGTTAATGCAGCGCCCTGTCTCACTCTGA
- a CDS encoding polysaccharide biosynthesis/export family protein → MIQSPTWSQIQPTPSSSNSETYSSFTNPSYVLGPGDQVQIRVYDYEEYTGQKVILPDGTIALPLIGSLNAAGLTIEQLEQALTTRLQTLLVNPVVTVELSTTRPVVVTVAGEVRRPGPTELQASATEGGVPTLSKALNAAGGITQDADIQQVTINRQTANSGSRTITVNLWEAISSSNAESDVILLEGDSIYVPRLSADAQIDRRLLARSSFAPETIRVRVVGEVKNPGEIQVPPESTLSSAVAIAGGPTEDARLSRVAYIRLNEEGRVEQETIDLRNLTDNYQIQEGDVIIVPKRSDVSVIDFAGRLFGPLGAFLNLINGANSLFQSF, encoded by the coding sequence TTGATCCAATCTCCAACCTGGAGCCAAATTCAGCCAACGCCATCATCTTCGAATTCTGAAACTTATTCCAGTTTCACCAATCCAAGTTATGTTCTAGGTCCGGGCGATCAGGTACAGATTAGGGTCTACGACTATGAAGAATACACTGGGCAAAAAGTGATTCTGCCAGACGGCACAATCGCTTTACCTCTGATTGGTTCGTTGAATGCCGCTGGTTTGACAATAGAACAGTTAGAGCAAGCATTAACAACTCGCCTGCAAACATTGTTGGTGAACCCTGTGGTGACAGTAGAATTGTCCACAACGCGTCCGGTGGTAGTTACCGTAGCAGGAGAAGTGCGTCGTCCTGGTCCAACTGAGTTGCAAGCATCCGCGACAGAGGGAGGGGTTCCGACTCTCAGTAAGGCGCTAAATGCAGCTGGTGGAATTACTCAAGACGCAGATATTCAACAGGTAACAATCAATCGACAAACCGCTAATAGTGGCTCACGGACAATCACGGTGAACTTGTGGGAGGCAATTTCTTCGAGTAATGCAGAATCAGATGTGATTTTGCTAGAGGGAGACTCGATTTATGTGCCGCGCTTGTCTGCGGATGCTCAGATCGATCGCCGATTACTCGCTCGTTCTAGTTTTGCTCCTGAAACGATTCGCGTTCGAGTTGTTGGTGAAGTGAAAAATCCGGGTGAAATTCAAGTACCGCCTGAGAGTACGCTTTCCAGTGCGGTAGCGATTGCAGGAGGCCCAACCGAGGATGCCAGACTGAGTCGTGTTGCCTATATTCGCCTAAATGAAGAAGGTAGAGTTGAACAAGAGACGATCGATTTGCGCAACTTAACTGATAATTATCAAATTCAAGAAGGAGACGTTATTATTGTGCCGAAGCGATCGGATGTTTCAGTGATTGATTTTGCAGGTCGCTTGTTTGGACCTTTAGGCGCGTTTTTAAACTTGATCAATGGTGCAAACAGTCTTTTTCAGAGTTTTTAA
- a CDS encoding glycosyltransferase family 2 protein has translation MTIQFLPLVSIGVPTYNRPKTLEKTLASLVRQTYPNIEIIVSDNCSPTPDTEQVVREYMERDSRIRYFKQERNIGVFYNFKFVFDVSTGDYFTWAADDDTRADNYIEACMNIFQQADQSSELLLVNSYSQMVDPNLQHVLKVDRGCTTVGLKPSQRYYRYLSSIYTEQAAIGDLIYGVIKSQPLKEVMEKQPNILDWDHIFLATLAIEGEFLSIPEPLMTSSPGGMSTLQDAKKMAKIQLIQNPLYINKAQWVRCLFLQQRVWSSSKIFIFNKIKLSIWVIFDTLVKHFMRSSSKIKVKVNN, from the coding sequence ATGACGATTCAGTTTCTGCCACTTGTTAGCATTGGAGTTCCTACGTATAACCGTCCGAAAACCTTAGAAAAAACCCTGGCTAGTCTTGTTCGTCAGACTTATCCAAACATCGAGATTATTGTTTCTGATAACTGCTCACCAACTCCGGATACAGAACAAGTCGTTAGAGAATATATGGAAAGAGATTCTCGAATACGCTATTTCAAGCAAGAAAGAAATATTGGAGTGTTTTATAATTTTAAGTTTGTTTTTGATGTTTCTACTGGAGACTATTTTACCTGGGCTGCTGATGATGATACCCGTGCTGATAACTACATTGAGGCTTGCATGAACATATTTCAGCAGGCAGATCAATCTTCAGAACTATTACTAGTGAACTCCTATTCACAAATGGTTGATCCAAATCTTCAACATGTGCTTAAAGTTGATCGTGGCTGTACTACTGTAGGTCTGAAACCTTCACAACGCTACTATCGATACTTGTCTTCAATTTACACCGAGCAGGCTGCTATCGGTGATTTGATCTATGGTGTTATCAAATCTCAGCCTCTTAAAGAAGTGATGGAAAAGCAGCCAAACATCTTAGATTGGGATCACATTTTCTTGGCAACTCTAGCAATTGAAGGGGAATTTCTTTCAATCCCCGAGCCATTAATGACTTCTTCTCCTGGTGGTATGTCCACTTTGCAAGATGCAAAGAAAATGGCAAAGATACAACTAATTCAAAATCCCTTGTACATCAACAAGGCACAATGGGTCCGCTGCTTATTTCTACAGCAAAGGGTTTGGAGTTCTTCGAAAATATTTATATTTAACAAAATAAAATTATCAATTTGGGTGATATTTGATACGCTTGTCAAGCATTTCATGAGAAGTTCTTCTAAAATTAAAGTAAAAGTAAACAACTAA
- a CDS encoding acyltransferase, with amino-acid sequence MSLIESDDLREKFSKYRKDFLTLNLPAIENHIIRRTKFRIHYEPSSILSYFIESTVLRSVGWVPGLFGALLRNLIYQPLFAKMELLAFIEAGVEIKSAGSIELEKQALIHRGVYLNGWHKNSRICLKERAYLDRNVTITVHENGYIEIGKLTYIGPSTCIAGPGPVRIGSYCLISSGCGIYGNNHVFDDPTILIREQGFTNKGITIEDDCWLGTGVKVLDGVTIGKGSVIGAGAVVTKDIPAYSVAVGVPARVISKRGVKGSSLEK; translated from the coding sequence ATGTCTCTGATAGAGTCAGATGATTTGAGAGAGAAATTTAGTAAATATCGTAAGGATTTTCTCACACTCAATCTACCTGCTATTGAGAACCATATTATTCGGAGAACTAAATTTCGAATTCATTACGAACCAAGCTCGATTCTATCCTACTTTATAGAATCTACTGTTCTTAGGAGTGTTGGTTGGGTTCCTGGATTGTTTGGCGCTTTGTTGCGCAATCTAATTTATCAACCTCTATTCGCAAAAATGGAACTATTAGCTTTTATTGAAGCTGGAGTAGAGATTAAGTCTGCCGGATCTATTGAGTTGGAGAAACAAGCGCTCATCCATAGAGGAGTTTACTTGAACGGTTGGCACAAAAACAGTAGAATTTGCTTGAAGGAACGTGCTTATCTGGATCGCAACGTTACAATTACAGTTCATGAGAATGGTTATATTGAAATTGGAAAACTAACCTATATCGGACCATCAACCTGTATAGCCGGTCCTGGACCTGTAAGAATAGGCAGCTATTGCTTAATATCCTCTGGTTGTGGGATTTATGGCAATAACCATGTGTTTGATGATCCAACGATTTTAATTCGGGAACAAGGATTTACCAACAAAGGAATTACGATTGAGGACGATTGCTGGCTTGGAACAGGTGTTAAGGTTTTGGATGGAGTTACGATCGGTAAGGGTAGTGTGATCGGCGCTGGTGCGGTAGTTACTAAGGATATACCTGCCTATTCTGTTGCTGTTGGTGTTCCTGCTCGAGTAATTTCTAAACGCGGCGTTAAAGGAAGTTCTCTTGAGAAGTAG
- a CDS encoding flippase yields MLVQKLSPSLRKAAGNATWLLVDRLLRLFLSLLVGAWVARYLAPSQYGLYNYGFAFVSLFQTFTGLGLQQILVRDLVNNSEEKDAILGTAFWLRIIAGMVTVPLIVGLNILLRPDDAMAHWIVGAISLSLIFQPFDVIEFWFVSQVQSKQTVIAKSAAFFIINACKVILIVLSAPVLAFAIAVSAEVALNAVGLVIAYRAQSNFMKMWFFSCRWAKKLLKDSWTLILCAMVISIYMRTDQLMLAQMSGDEVVGLYSAAAKVSEMWFFIPAALVQSATPSIIEARQFNMRLYYKRIEKLLKVIVFLSYCIAIIVTLGSSYVIILLFGEDFSDSASILSIHIWTGVFVSMGLVAGVWTTTEGLMIFSFVATASGAVLNICLNLLLIPIYGGIGAAIATVIAQVMASFAAFLVFPQARCFFFCQLRALCPNPFVLLNR; encoded by the coding sequence GTGTTAGTACAGAAACTTAGTCCTAGTTTACGTAAAGCAGCAGGCAATGCAACATGGTTGTTAGTCGATCGACTATTGCGATTGTTTCTAAGCTTACTGGTTGGTGCTTGGGTTGCTCGCTATCTTGCTCCTTCGCAGTATGGACTTTACAACTATGGGTTTGCCTTCGTCAGTTTATTTCAAACCTTTACTGGCTTGGGGCTCCAACAAATTTTGGTTCGAGATCTAGTAAATAATTCAGAAGAAAAAGATGCAATTTTAGGTACTGCATTTTGGCTAAGAATAATAGCAGGGATGGTAACAGTGCCCCTCATCGTAGGACTAAATATATTGCTACGCCCAGATGATGCTATGGCACACTGGATAGTTGGTGCAATTTCATTAAGTCTTATTTTCCAACCCTTTGATGTTATTGAATTTTGGTTTGTATCTCAAGTTCAATCAAAACAGACGGTTATTGCCAAAAGTGCAGCATTTTTTATAATTAATGCTTGTAAAGTGATATTGATTGTTTTAAGTGCACCTGTTTTAGCCTTTGCCATTGCTGTATCTGCAGAAGTGGCACTAAACGCTGTAGGTTTGGTCATTGCGTATCGTGCTCAAAGCAACTTCATGAAAATGTGGTTTTTTAGTTGTCGATGGGCTAAGAAATTATTGAAGGATAGCTGGACACTCATACTGTGTGCAATGGTCATTTCTATATACATGCGCACAGATCAATTGATGCTTGCACAGATGTCAGGAGATGAAGTGGTAGGACTATATTCAGCAGCAGCGAAGGTATCTGAAATGTGGTTTTTTATTCCTGCAGCTCTAGTGCAATCAGCTACACCATCAATTATTGAAGCAAGACAATTTAATATGCGTTTATATTACAAACGCATTGAGAAATTATTGAAAGTTATTGTTTTTTTATCTTACTGCATAGCCATTATTGTAACCCTTGGCTCTAGTTATGTAATCATTCTACTGTTTGGTGAGGATTTTAGTGATTCTGCTTCTATTCTTTCCATTCATATTTGGACAGGGGTATTTGTTTCTATGGGACTCGTTGCAGGTGTTTGGACAACGACGGAAGGACTTATGATATTCTCATTTGTTGCAACGGCATCAGGAGCGGTGCTTAACATTTGCTTGAATTTGTTGCTTATCCCAATCTATGGAGGTATAGGTGCAGCAATTGCTACCGTTATTGCTCAGGTTATGGCTTCCTTCGCTGCGTTTTTAGTGTTTCCGCAAGCAAGATGCTTCTTCTTTTGCCAACTGAGAGCATTGTGCCCTAATCCATTTGTGCTTTTAAACAGATAA
- a CDS encoding glycosyltransferase family 2 protein — translation MRCPKLSELPPPPPGKEGWPWTEESDALPDRMLNGKPWPLISIVTPSYNQGEFIEETIRSLLLQGYPNLEYIIIDGGSIDNSIEVIRKYEPWITYWTSEPDQGQSNAVNKGFLKSHGTILAWLNSDDTYEKNALCSVATLMVQKPNVDVVYGNVKVIDEVGQTLTEVRTVPFNSQAFLYETVHIVAQSAVFWRSKLFFEVGKLNEELHYSMDRDLLVKFMEKGANFAFLRAPLGTYRCHQSSKTFGTSSKSRAELLSLIPFSNVVQRSDYTFWRLIYRLRQIAYLSIQGDLPYMIARLIARFKPSAFDRL, via the coding sequence ATGAGATGTCCTAAATTAAGCGAATTACCTCCTCCTCCTCCTGGAAAGGAAGGTTGGCCATGGACTGAAGAAAGTGATGCTTTACCCGATCGAATGCTAAACGGTAAGCCTTGGCCTTTAATTAGCATTGTTACTCCTTCCTACAATCAAGGAGAATTTATCGAAGAAACCATTCGCTCTCTCCTGCTACAAGGTTATCCAAACCTGGAATACATTATTATTGACGGAGGTAGTATAGACAACAGTATCGAAGTGATCCGGAAGTATGAACCTTGGATAACCTACTGGACTAGTGAACCTGATCAAGGACAATCTAACGCTGTTAATAAAGGATTTCTCAAGAGTCATGGAACTATATTGGCATGGCTTAATAGTGATGATACCTATGAGAAGAATGCGCTGTGTTCAGTGGCAACGCTGATGGTGCAAAAGCCGAATGTTGATGTAGTGTATGGAAATGTGAAAGTGATAGATGAAGTCGGACAAACGCTAACTGAAGTTAGAACCGTTCCTTTTAATTCTCAAGCTTTTCTCTATGAAACTGTTCACATTGTTGCGCAAAGTGCGGTATTTTGGCGAAGTAAGTTGTTCTTTGAGGTAGGTAAGCTCAATGAAGAACTCCATTACTCAATGGATCGCGATTTGCTAGTCAAGTTTATGGAAAAAGGTGCTAATTTCGCTTTTCTAAGAGCACCACTTGGAACATATAGATGTCATCAGAGTAGCAAAACATTTGGAACGTCTAGTAAATCTCGTGCAGAGTTGTTGTCGTTAATACCATTTTCCAATGTGGTTCAACGTTCTGATTACACCTTTTGGCGATTGATTTATCGGTTACGCCAGATTGCTTATTTAAGCATTCAGGGTGATCTTCCTTATATGATTGCTCGACTGATTGCGCGATTTAAACCAAGCGCTTTTGACCGCTTGTGA
- a CDS encoding endo-1,4-beta-xylanase, with protein MTRRQTLGLGIASLLSTFAGYSGTENSSAKNFTELSEYEQSSSELTDLCSISEPTCSLGSYAKEQGILYGAAAKHNTLSSDSEFATIFSQECRVLVPENDLKWEVVRREPGQFNFSKADWMAEFAQSNNLQLRGHTLLWHHYFPQWVEQTLGADNAEDMLIEHVQTVVKRYAGRMHSWDVVNEAVDHESSRQDRLRTSPWLSFIGPEYIDLAFWTAHEADPEAILVYNDNGLWWDAPEGEAKKAAVLQLLETLRSQGTPVHALGIQGHLLGHEMHQMNPEKLRKFLSDVSSLGLEIMITELDVNDHNLPDDVGLRDRLVAEAYYNFLSVVLDEPAVTTVVTWGLSDRDTWYSGWGRKENARPLPLDRDLNRKLAWRAIVESFISTSHQGDNIYS; from the coding sequence ATGACTAGACGGCAAACTTTGGGGTTAGGTATTGCCTCGCTCTTATCAACTTTTGCTGGGTATTCTGGTACTGAAAACTCCTCAGCTAAAAACTTTACTGAATTATCTGAATATGAACAGTCATCTTCTGAACTAACCGACTTGTGTTCAATTTCAGAGCCTACGTGTTCCCTAGGAAGTTACGCTAAAGAGCAGGGTATTCTATACGGCGCGGCTGCAAAACACAATACATTATCCTCTGATTCTGAATTTGCAACAATCTTTTCACAAGAATGTCGCGTTCTTGTTCCTGAAAATGATTTGAAGTGGGAAGTTGTACGCCGTGAACCTGGGCAATTTAACTTCTCTAAAGCAGACTGGATGGCAGAATTTGCTCAAAGCAATAATTTACAACTGCGAGGACATACTCTGCTTTGGCACCATTATTTTCCACAATGGGTTGAGCAAACTTTAGGAGCTGATAATGCAGAGGATATGCTGATTGAGCATGTTCAAACAGTAGTCAAACGCTATGCAGGGCGGATGCATTCCTGGGATGTTGTGAATGAAGCAGTTGATCACGAATCTTCACGGCAGGACAGGCTGAGAACGTCCCCATGGTTAAGTTTCATCGGCCCAGAGTACATTGATCTTGCCTTCTGGACTGCTCACGAGGCTGATCCTGAAGCAATCCTTGTCTATAACGACAATGGGCTCTGGTGGGATGCTCCGGAAGGAGAAGCAAAGAAAGCAGCTGTTCTTCAGTTGCTCGAAACTTTGAGGAGCCAAGGAACCCCAGTGCATGCTTTGGGCATTCAAGGTCATCTTTTGGGACATGAGATGCACCAGATGAATCCAGAAAAACTAAGGAAATTCCTATCAGATGTGTCAAGCTTGGGGCTAGAAATTATGATTACTGAGTTAGATGTGAATGACCATAACCTGCCCGACGATGTTGGATTGCGCGATCGTTTGGTAGCAGAGGCATACTATAATTTCCTATCGGTTGTCCTAGATGAACCTGCTGTCACAACAGTAGTAACTTGGGGATTGAGCGATCGTGACACGTGGTACTCTGGATGGGGGCGCAAAGAGAATGCTCGTCCTTTACCGTTAGATCGAGATTTGAATCGTAAACTGGCTTGGAGGGCGATCGTCGAAAGTTTTATTAGTACCTCTCACCAGGGTGATAACATCTACAGCTAA
- a CDS encoding glycosyltransferase family 2 protein: MNSLPEIDVVLLSWNRSQMTIETIKSILEQQGVNPKIWIVDQGSKREELQYLKAFIKPYSNIHITELDQNVGVPGGRNIGTYMGKAPYAVSIDNDAVFESNDALERVVEIFDSEPEIGVISFRIKNFYTGQDDELSWAFPKKLKENCESRFFATCFVGCGHAIRRNIFETVEGYDDALFFYWEETDFSYRVINLGYRLIYEPHISVLHKVSPEARISWENNRFYYLVRNAIYIDYKYYQQIPRVAIIALGYCTKGIFNFLPKQTVLGIIDGTKMCFSLKQRRNLSELNLTESSRQYIWQHNLRYRGSFWHRIRNEVLVSLPGHK, translated from the coding sequence ATGAATTCTCTACCAGAAATTGATGTGGTTCTATTATCTTGGAACCGTTCTCAAATGACAATTGAAACAATCAAAAGCATTCTTGAACAACAGGGAGTTAATCCAAAGATCTGGATTGTTGATCAAGGCAGTAAACGAGAAGAGCTTCAGTACCTCAAAGCGTTTATTAAACCCTATTCCAATATTCACATCACTGAACTTGACCAAAATGTAGGTGTTCCTGGGGGGCGAAATATCGGTACTTATATGGGTAAGGCTCCCTATGCTGTTAGCATTGACAACGATGCGGTCTTTGAATCAAACGACGCGCTCGAGAGAGTTGTTGAAATTTTTGACAGTGAACCTGAGATTGGTGTTATCAGTTTTCGCATCAAGAATTTTTATACGGGTCAGGATGACGAGTTATCATGGGCGTTTCCCAAAAAATTGAAGGAAAATTGCGAGTCACGGTTTTTTGCAACTTGTTTTGTTGGGTGTGGACATGCAATTCGTCGTAACATTTTTGAAACGGTTGAAGGATATGATGATGCTCTGTTTTTCTATTGGGAAGAAACCGACTTTTCATATCGTGTGATTAATCTTGGGTATCGATTAATTTATGAACCGCACATTTCAGTGCTTCATAAGGTTTCTCCAGAAGCCAGAATTAGTTGGGAAAACAACCGTTTTTATTACCTAGTTAGGAATGCAATATATATTGACTACAAGTATTATCAACAGATACCTAGAGTTGCTATTATTGCTTTAGGTTATTGTACAAAAGGTATCTTTAACTTCTTGCCTAAACAAACCGTTTTGGGCATTATTGATGGAACTAAAATGTGTTTTTCTCTAAAGCAAAGAAGGAATTTATCTGAATTGAATCTTACAGAATCATCTCGGCAATATATTTGGCAACACAATCTTAGATATAGAGGAAGTTTTTGGCATCGAATTAGAAATGAAGTTCTGGTTAGCTTACCAGGACATAAATAA